DNA from Triticum aestivum cultivar Chinese Spring chromosome 7D, IWGSC CS RefSeq v2.1, whole genome shotgun sequence:
GGCTTTTATAAGGGCGTGGATGAAGGCGTGCGCGTCGCCGGGGAGGCCGGCCGTCGTGGTCCCCAAGGGCGAGTACCGGCTCCAGCCGGTGGTCTTCCGCGGCCCGTGCAAGGGCTACATGCAGGTgcgcctcgccggcgacctccgcgCACCGGACGACCTGGCCGCGTTCCGGGGCAGCCACGAGTGGATCAACTTCGCCAGCATCGACGGGCTGCTCGTCACGGGCGGCGGCACGTTCGACGGCCGCGGCGCGTCGTCGTGGCACCTCAACCAGTGCCCAACGAATCCGAACTGCAAGCCCCTCCCCGTCGTAAGCCGCGCTAATTTCTCGCTGTCTCACTCTTAACTGAGCTGCTCGGCCGACATCGTGACATGATAGAACTTCTCCTTAACCATTTCTTGGGACTCTGCTCCGGCACCGGCAGTCGATAAAGCTCGGGCGCGTGAGGAACGTTACCATCACGGGGGTGACGTCGCTGGACAGCAAGTTCTTCCACGTGATCATCATCGGCAGCCAGAACGTGTCCATCCATCGCGTCACCATCCGGGCGCCGCGGGACAGCCCCAACACGGACGGCGTCCACATCCAGGGCTCCTCCAACGTGCGCATCACCGACACGGCCATCGCCACGGGGGACGACTGCATCTCCGTCGGCCCGGGGAGCGCCGACATCACCGTGTCCGGGGTGAACTGCGGACCCGGCCACGGCATCAGCGTGGGCAGCCTCGGGAGGCACCCAGGCGAGGAGGACGTGCGCGGGCTGCGCGTGTCCAACTGCACCCTCGCCGGCACCGCCAACGGCGTACGCATCAAGACTTGGCGCGGCGGGCTCCGTCCGGGCTCCGTCGTGTCCGGTCTCGTCTTCGAGGACATCGTCATGAGGAAGGTCCGGAACCCCATCATCATCGACCAGGAGTACTGCCCCTACAGCTCCAGCTCCTGCCGCCATGAATCGGTGAGAACCACAGCTGTTAATTTCTTGTCAAATCCAAACACCGATCTTACGGTTTTACCCTAACAGAATTATTCATGCAGGCGCAGCGGCCGTCCGTGGTGAAGATAAGCGATGTAAAGTTCAAGAACATCAGGGGCGTGTCGGCGACCCAGGTCGCTGTGAAGCTGTCGTGCAGCGGCGCGAGCCCGTGCCATGGACTGGAGCTCAGGGACATCGACCTGACGTACGTCAAGCGCGGCGTCGCCACAGAGTCGCGGTGCGAAAACGTCGCCGGTGGTATGGCCGGCGGCATGCTCGTACCTCCCTCATGTATATGAGTGCTGTAGATCGTATCGATCTAGTCACCGATCGGATAGTAGTAGGACTAAAAAGTATGACACGCCAAAGATATTGCTTCTTTCCTCTGTACGATACTGTTTTTTTTTTCATAATGGGTGGATTTCATTGACTCAAAATGACGCATTAAAATGTATATAAACAGAACGAGCAAGCACTTACCTAGCCTTTGTATATATAGGATGCACACATACCAAAAAAACATGTCGGTAAAGAGCAAAATTATATCAGACCTAAATTATGGCTAAGCCaggaaaaagaaaaatcaaacaaaAACAAACTACATCAGCGATCATACCCGCATTAACCATATCTTGACCCCGCGAAGGCAATAATGGTCTTCATCAGCAACACCTTTAGGAAAGGAACAacgctcaaacgtcattgtaacgACCAGAGATCAGATTCTAAGTTCTCACACTGAAGAACAAGTTTGACCATATCCGAGCATTGACTTCAACAAGGTAATGACGTAAAAACATTCTGATTGCCAGGTATAACTCATTCAGGTCAGATCTAGGGTTTTCACCCCCGAAGCTCGAGACCGTGTACTCAATAAGTACCACCAAATTAAAGTCAATCATGTGTTCTCACCACCACTTTTTTGCAATCCCATCAGCTACATGCACTGGAATGAAATCTCACTGTCACTGATGCACAACCGTACCCTCTATGTCAAGCCGCCGTCCATATATAGATTGCCTGTCACCACCGAAGGCAAACTGGTCGGAGTGAGAGCTGCCAAAACCCACAAAGGAGCCTTCCGGCTGCATCACGCAACCTCGCCAGAAAAAGTAGTTGGCAGTAGCCTTCATATCTGTAGAGAGGAACCCTCACGAAGACCCATATCAATGGCCACCACGATCCGCAATTCAAGTGAGATAGAACCACTTCAACAAGGAACCGATCTAACGCCATACCACCACTCACATCTGTGGCGACCAGCATGTCGCCGACTCCCCGCATCGGGAAAGCTATCACATGCTTGTTGCTCCGCCTTCCCTCCTGGGAGCTGCCATGTCGCCATGATATGCCACCTTGCTACCTGGAGAATCCACAGCATTGCCTGACACCTCATCGCGCATCTGTGCCGCGCCAGCAGGGAAATGCCCCACTACCACCTTCCTTGGGGCCAGCCCAGGCTTTGCTTGGAGCGCCCTGTAGTGGCTGCAGGGGAGGGGACAAGGGGAGGTagtggcggtggctagggtttctaGCCCGAGCCGCTAGGGGAGGTGATGTGGGGGTCACATGTTTGTTGCCCTCGGCTCAATAAGTGTGGGCTCTGCATGAAGACCGTGGCGGGAGCGTGTGGGGCCTGAGCATGGGCATAACATATTGTTCATGATAGATGCTATTAAAAATCTACTTGCCTAAAATAAAGAAAACATGAATTTGATAAATCTCACAATGACGAATTATTACCTTTTAGTTTGCTGATGATAGCGATAAAATATCACAATACATAACAAATTTTGATAGGACAAGTTCTACAAACATATATAGTACCTCTATCCGGGTTTATAAGTCGGGCACAGGCTTTTAGTTGTTCAATTTGAGTAGAGAAACACGTGCTATATgcaaaaaaaatcttcaaattcatcTTCGCATGAAGTTCTAAACATATATCTTTTGTAGAATATTACACATAGTTTGTTAGTAAAACTGAATACCTAAAAAGGTGTGTCTTGCTTACAAACCCGAAAGAAAGGAGTAATACATGTTATAGATTAATTTATGGTGTTGTTCAATGTGACTACTTTGGAATGACATATTTGTGTGTTATGATCTGTCTTATATCACAAATGCATCTAATCCCACCCGTCGGAGGTAACTAGATATCGTAGTAGGGTATACAAGTATTTGGTGCTCTCATCGCTTTGCAGTTCTACCATGCTGCCGAGCCACGAGAGCCTATCACAACTTTTTCTAAAAATAATCTGATTTCACTTGGCCCAATATGTGTATCTATTTTACAATATCAAAAAATGAAAGGAAAATTTGCACAAAGGTTGATAATCGAAAAGCTGAAATTTTTATGTGAATGGTAGCAAAAACCCTATTCGCAAAACAAGTACCCCTTTTTGTTTCTCTTGAGTAAATTTAATTTGAAGCTGAGATTTTTTTATGATGACATCTCTATTGTGTGGGTGCACTGAAGTCATCCCTGGAGGTCTCAATTCTATTAAAATAGAAAGAAGACATGTCGGGTATACACGAATTCCCTCAATTTGTGACCAACCATAGGATTTATTATGTAAATATGAAAATGTATCATGGGTACTTTTTTCCATCTATTTGTAAACTAGACAGGTACAACAACATTTAAGGCTAGTAATGCGTCTATGATAGATAGTTACCATCGATTAGTACTTTTATGTTAGAAAGATAAACTACACATTGCGGATAGACTTTTTTTCCAATAGGTTAGTGATAAATATGACATCCCTTTCGTATTCATTCAACCTGAGATGAGGTTGGAACAAGAGTTTTCACAAACAGCCACCCCAAAACTGACCCACGACATTCACGCGCGGGAAGGCAAGGCAACGAAGTTTAGTTTCAACAAAAATCAGCATGGCTTTGTTAAGAACAATACCATCCAAGACTGTTTGGCTTGGTGTTTTGGATATACTCATCAATGCTATAAACCTAAAAATAAATTCATTATATCAAGGTTGATTTTTAAAAGGCATTTGGTAAAGTTGAAGATAGTGCTATACTTTTCATGTTATCACCTAGGATTTGGTGAAAAATAGTGTAGATGGGTCAAGATGGTTTTATCCAGTGCTTCCACATCATTTGTTCTTAATGGCATGGTTTATACAAAGGTGATCCTAAAaggggcactactaggaaaaaccttatacacagaactttagcagtagcgcttgctaaaaaagggcgctactgctaaatagcagtagcgcgtgcatgATAAACGCGCTGCAGACACAAACATAGCAGTAGCCCGTCTACTtttaaacgcgctactactaaaattctcactACTAAGCCAATAGGCTACATATAGTAGTAGCAGTCTTCTAGAAagagcgctaccgctaagtttattTTAGCAACGCGTTTACTGTGAAACGCGCTGCTGTTAatgaaaagaaaattaaatgaaaaacaaatagaaaagtaaatgaaaataaaagaaataaaaaaaaggagaaaggaaaaaatgtaaagaaaaataaataaaaaagggaaaaaggagaaaggaatagcagtagcgtctgttcatCAGAGGCGCTATAGATAACTTAACAGTAGCGCTTGtttagacccccgctatagaaaacgaaaaggaaataagaaaagaaaaggaaaatacatagctatagcagtagcgcgtttactgAAAAGCGCTATAGcaaacttagctatagcgcgtttacagaaacgcgctaccgctaagtttgacttaacccaaaagcggtttccccccggccaccacttctccctcaaatctctccccccacttcaccacCGTCTCCCCAATTCACCGTCGCCctacttcgccgccgtctcctgccgacgtcaacgcccccggagccaccagagccgcgcgccgtagacgccaccagagccgcgtgccgtcgacgccaccggagccgcgcggcctcatcaacgccaccagAGCCGCCCTCGGCACCAGCGGAGCCACCCTCGACGCCCtacctccctcgccacaactgcctccctcgccatcaccggagacgccctgcctccctcgccaccactgcctccctcggcACGACCGGAGCCATCctttgtaagcccccacccctcctctctctctctctctcatgcatagcacaAGCATTGGACAGAaaactagctagctaggttaactagtttaattaggttaatatctaggttagtgcaaaaatttagttagggctttgacagagaactagttaggttaactagtttaattaggttaattatctaggttagtgcaaaaatttagttagggctttgacaaagaactagctaggttaactactttaattaggttaattatctaggtaaactaggttaactagctaggttaactaactaggttaaatagctaggttaattaggtttgttaggttaacaagctaggttaactagctaggttaactaggttcgctaggttagaggaaaaatttattttagagcattaggtgagAAGGGTTAGAGAAGGGACaaaatttgggttctgtcctaggcagagaagtgtttagtgaggtcattttgcaaaggtttttcatttttgaaaagaccactatttttctaggaaaagaatttaggcaagttttattttaaagatgatccttcctagacttttattgttgattttatcttttcattgaagtggtcatgttatatcttttcattgaagtgtggttcgattgtgcccatgtggccttttgttgtttccagggaatgaagcgtgggtggcctatgttttgccggaatgttgattcatttccgttccgataaatttcaggtgctcgatttgtccactttttagcaaaggtcatgccgaaattttccgtgaatttcggcatgacttgtgctacaaactaggacatatcgagtgcccgcgATTTGCCGCACCGgaaaggagtcaacgttcctgcaaagcataggcccttttttatgtcattattcattttattaggtctagaattaattgactagatttaatcgtaggaaacatggctagcaacgatgaaggacagggttctggtgactgcGACAACGTCTACCTGGCGGTAGAAGAATTTTTGAGGAAGCCGACGATCAAGAGTTGATGTTGCTAGGTCCACCTGTCACATCGCAGattgagaccgacatcgagaccggcgctgagactgagaccggcgctgagactgagactggcatcgagaccggcgctcagactgagaccggcaccgagactagcggagccggtatagaaccgaaagcaaagaggcaacggcttcctaacaagctcaggactactatactggtggtcacggaggtggacgacggcaattttgagccaaacgcgTCCGAGGAAGctcgcgcgtgctacggcaatcaaataggctgcatcatacggacaaccgccaccatcaacgatgagaaactacagaagatagataatatgaggccctccctcctaaagaagctgcaccagttattcttgttcccgggccggaatgaaaaggattataaagatctagataaggacccgacaatgaagaagataaacaaacacgccatgaccaagtttagtgaCGCGTTGGCTGCCTGGAAAtcaagggtgaaatatcggatcgtcaacaaaaaggaaccctactccgagattgtaaaggataatccgacaatcacgacagagcactttgaaatattcaaggcggcttgcgaggccgaagctgccaaaaaaaagtcgaagtacattaaggggcttcaacagaggaacattgggtgccaccacctcgagagccatggttacggcgggaagaggtccatatgggccaaggaggacacgaaagccgcgagtctgggcatcccagaccccttggcggagttcaccgtcccgcaggagcgtgacgtcctcagggcccggcaccgttgggacccagtgaagaagattTTCGAGACGAATGCGGT
Protein-coding regions in this window:
- the LOC123166897 gene encoding exopolygalacturonase isoform X2 gives rise to the protein MLSSSYDYKMARHTCSACDAHRVMSLFLHRRSDMAFPLVALFFMISARWCLEVAHAGRQVFDVMDFGAIADGETDDSKAFIRAWMKACASPGRPAVVVPKGEYRLQPVVFRGPCKGYMQVRLAGDLRAPDDLAAFRGSHEWINFASIDGLLVTGGGTFDGRGASSWHLNQCPTNPNCKPLPVSIKLGRVRNVTITGVTSLDSKFFHVIIIGSQNVSIHRVTIRAPRDSPNTDGVHIQGSSNVRITDTAIATGDDCISVGPGSADITVSGVNCGPGHGISVGSLGRHPGEEDVRGLRVSNCTLAGTANGVRIKTWRGGLRPGSVVSGLVFEDIVMRKVRNPIIIDQEYCPYSSSSCRHESNYSCRRSGRPW
- the LOC123166897 gene encoding exopolygalacturonase isoform X1, which gives rise to MLSSSYDYKMARHTCSACDAHRVMSLFLHRRSDMAFPLVALFFMISARWCLEVAHAGRQVFDVMDFGAIADGETDDSKAFIRAWMKACASPGRPAVVVPKGEYRLQPVVFRGPCKGYMQVRLAGDLRAPDDLAAFRGSHEWINFASIDGLLVTGGGTFDGRGASSWHLNQCPTNPNCKPLPVSIKLGRVRNVTITGVTSLDSKFFHVIIIGSQNVSIHRVTIRAPRDSPNTDGVHIQGSSNVRITDTAIATGDDCISVGPGSADITVSGVNCGPGHGISVGSLGRHPGEEDVRGLRVSNCTLAGTANGVRIKTWRGGLRPGSVVSGLVFEDIVMRKVRNPIIIDQEYCPYSSSSCRHESAQRPSVVKISDVKFKNIRGVSATQVAVKLSCSGASPCHGLELRDIDLTYVKRGVATESRCENVAGGMAGGMLVPPSCI